One part of the Candidatus Obscuribacterales bacterium genome encodes these proteins:
- a CDS encoding MgPME-cyclase complex family protein, whose protein sequence is METYYFVLASEKFLTEEEPLDEVLKERHRYYQEQEREVDFWLVHQPAFLDAPEMATVKAACPQPAAAVVSTNKSFIVWLKLRLEFVLTGEFQAPSESIPNPLASLVAAS, encoded by the coding sequence ATGGAAACCTACTACTTTGTTTTAGCAAGCGAAAAATTTTTGACCGAAGAAGAACCGTTGGATGAAGTGCTCAAGGAGCGGCATCGCTACTACCAAGAGCAGGAGCGCGAGGTCGATTTTTGGTTGGTGCATCAACCTGCCTTTTTAGATGCGCCGGAGATGGCCACCGTGAAGGCAGCTTGCCCCCAGCCCGCGGCGGCGGTTGTATCGACCAATAAGTCGTTTATCGTCTGGCTCAAGCTGCGCCTTGAGTTTGTGCTGACGGGTGAATTTCAGGCTCCTTCGGAGTCGATTCCCAATCCCCTTGCGTCGTTAGTGGCAGCGTCTTAA
- a CDS encoding pyridoxine 5'-phosphate synthase: protein MPTLGVNIDHIATLRQARRTVEPDPVAAAVLAELAGADGITVHLREDRRHIQDRDVRLLRQTVRTHLNLEMAATEEMVAIALDIQPDYVTLVPERRQEVTTEGGLDIAGQQDRMAQVVEALQQAGIPVSLFIDADPAQIDASAAVQAQFIELHTGRYAEAHHEAERAHELSLLAAGCQRAIAAGLRVNAGHGLTYWNTYPVACLEGMEELNIGHTIISRAALVGLERAVREMKQVMRGEF from the coding sequence TTGCCTACCTTGGGGGTTAACATCGACCACATTGCCACCCTTCGTCAAGCGCGACGCACGGTGGAGCCTGATCCAGTGGCGGCGGCGGTGCTGGCAGAACTGGCTGGGGCCGATGGCATTACAGTCCATCTTCGGGAAGATCGGAGACATATCCAAGATCGGGATGTACGTCTGCTGCGTCAAACGGTGAGAACCCATCTGAACTTGGAGATGGCTGCCACAGAGGAGATGGTGGCGATCGCTCTTGACATCCAGCCCGATTATGTCACCCTGGTTCCTGAACGGCGGCAAGAGGTGACCACCGAAGGCGGGCTAGATATTGCTGGGCAGCAAGATCGCATGGCCCAGGTGGTTGAAGCCCTACAGCAGGCAGGCATTCCCGTCAGTCTCTTTATTGATGCGGATCCAGCCCAAATCGACGCTTCAGCAGCGGTGCAGGCGCAGTTTATCGAACTGCACACGGGTCGCTATGCTGAGGCTCACCACGAGGCGGAGCGGGCTCATGAGCTGTCCCTGTTGGCGGCGGGGTGTCAGCGGGCGATCGCGGCCGGGCTGCGAGTGAATGCCGGTCATGGGCTCACTTACTGGAACACCTACCCCGTTGCTTGTCTGGAGGGGATGGAAGAACTCAATATTGGGCATACCATCATCAGCCGGGCCGCCTTGGTGGGCCTAGAGCGGGCGGTGCGCGAGATGAAGCAGGTGATGCGCGGTGAATTCTAG